One Fuerstiella marisgermanici DNA window includes the following coding sequences:
- the rpoD gene encoding RNA polymerase sigma factor RpoD has protein sequence MHRLDETLSQLVSLGMKQGYLYFSQVHDYLPNEAEDPRKLDHLIMVLEDLNLDLRTDPIVYEDENPADKKRRRPEIRLEEEPTRGTEDPIRMYLTQMGEIPLLTREEEIFLAKQIEVTRRRFRRALLNCDFSMNHAFEVLSQVHRSELPFDRTIKVSMTESLEKEQIIGRMPHNLVTVASIRERDLTDFAMARSLGLDTKKGMEIRARIDERRRRSVTLLEEMSLRTQRLQPCMKRLEQISARMLDLQDQINNLKDLSSAEDERKCMQKELHDLIDLTMETPNSLAAKMEALALRYEEYEQAMRDLSGGNLRLVVSIAKKYRNRGLTFLDLIQEGNTGLMRAVDKYEYRRGYKFSTYATWWIRQAITRAIADQARTIRIPVHMIETMSKLRAAARDLLQEMGREPSVDEMAEVADVPIEEARRVMRISRQPISLDKPLGEGEDNSFGEFVEDKSNDSPVSNAASEMLKDKIDSVLKTLTYREREIIKLRYGLGDGYTYTLEEVGRIFKVTRERVRQIEAKAVRKLQHPVRSRQLQGFLEGITAIAAGH, from the coding sequence ATGCATCGTTTGGACGAAACACTCTCGCAACTCGTTTCACTCGGTATGAAGCAGGGATACCTGTACTTCTCTCAGGTACACGATTACCTGCCGAATGAAGCCGAAGATCCGCGCAAGCTGGATCATCTGATTATGGTTTTGGAAGACCTGAACCTGGATCTGCGCACCGACCCGATTGTCTACGAAGACGAAAATCCGGCCGACAAAAAGCGTCGCCGTCCGGAAATCCGTCTCGAAGAAGAACCAACTCGCGGCACAGAAGATCCGATTCGCATGTACCTCACGCAGATGGGCGAAATTCCACTGCTGACTCGCGAAGAAGAAATCTTTCTGGCCAAGCAGATTGAAGTGACTCGCCGGCGTTTTCGTCGAGCACTGCTGAACTGCGACTTTTCGATGAATCATGCCTTTGAGGTGCTGTCGCAGGTCCATCGCAGCGAACTGCCCTTCGACCGCACGATCAAAGTATCGATGACGGAGAGCCTCGAAAAAGAACAGATCATCGGCCGCATGCCGCACAATCTGGTCACCGTGGCTTCCATCCGCGAACGTGACCTGACCGACTTCGCCATGGCTCGGTCACTGGGCCTGGACACGAAGAAGGGCATGGAAATCCGCGCACGCATCGACGAACGGCGTCGCCGCAGTGTCACGCTTCTTGAAGAAATGAGCCTGCGAACTCAGCGTCTGCAACCGTGCATGAAGCGGCTGGAACAGATTTCTGCTCGCATGCTCGACCTGCAGGATCAGATCAACAATCTGAAAGATCTGTCGTCGGCGGAAGACGAACGCAAGTGCATGCAAAAAGAACTGCACGACCTGATCGACCTCACGATGGAAACGCCGAATTCACTGGCGGCCAAAATGGAGGCTCTGGCGTTACGGTACGAAGAATACGAACAGGCGATGCGAGACCTTTCCGGCGGCAACCTACGACTGGTTGTGTCGATCGCGAAAAAGTATCGCAACCGTGGCCTGACATTCCTGGACCTGATTCAGGAAGGTAACACGGGGCTGATGCGAGCGGTCGACAAGTACGAATACCGTCGCGGGTATAAGTTTTCAACCTACGCCACGTGGTGGATTCGCCAGGCGATCACGCGAGCCATCGCCGACCAGGCTCGCACGATTCGTATTCCTGTGCACATGATCGAAACGATGTCCAAGCTGCGAGCCGCCGCTCGTGACCTGCTACAGGAAATGGGCCGCGAACCGTCCGTCGATGAGATGGCAGAAGTCGCCGACGTGCCAATCGAAGAAGCTCGTCGCGTGATGCGAATCAGCCGCCAGCCGATCAGCCTGGACAAGCCACTTGGCGAAGGCGAAGACAACAGCTTCGGCGAATTCGTCGAAGATAAAAGCAACGACAGTCCGGTCAGCAATGCCGCTTCTGAAATGCTGAAGGACAAGATCGATTCGGTACTGAAGACGCTGACTTACCGCGAACGTGAGATCATCAAACTGCGTTACGGCCTGGGCGATGGTTACACGTACACGCTGGAAGAAGTCGGCCGCATCTTCAAGGTGACCCGAGAACGAGTTCGCCAGATCGAAGCCAAGGCTGTTCGCAAGCTGCAGCATCCGGTTCGCAGCCGACAGTTGCAGGGATTCCTTGAAGGCATCACGGCGATCGCAGCTGGTCACTAA
- the dnaG gene encoding DNA primase — MSVGFGDDFKEQVRAATNIADLVSETVNLIPNGRDFKGLCPFHDDKNPSFNVYPDRQSYRCWVCDKGGDCFTWVQEIQMVTFPEALELLAERANIEVPKNKGTQFSAAPKEGKVTQYEIVEWAINLMQQALHSGSAGELARTYFKGRNLSQDTIRKFRLGFHPEDWSWLLDKAKGRYSEKQLVSVGLAGERDNGRGFYDNLVGRIVFPIIDERGRPVAFGGRVLPGGNIESPAKYWNSPESSIFLKRRTLYAFDQAREKIRTDKAAVIVEGYMDCIACHQAGVTNAVATLGTALTEDHVKFLKRFDCRVVLVYDGDNAGIAAAERSIERFLAQDLDLRVLTLSDGQDPADYLDKHGTEEFQALIDGAPEAWEYKLQTLTGRHDIGSVSGQQQVLNEMLDFLAAAPGLAGGIREDLVIRHVSQRVQIDELTLRRELQEVRGKKVSRNVVRQEEPVRTEPVITIRMKSGDLAERELLEIILTSPKYTDYIRHQIGPGDFHNDQLRRLLELCFDLIAEEGILPDPQSVMAAADSDSAILNLMNALLDSASEKGISNLMNEQPLDHQESDGAVVPAHLQRVLAPLLSRRDKIQNMLSKQQMAQAPASSSELNSDTVDALRRIFSFRKGQMGDNPPRLK; from the coding sequence GTGTCCGTTGGATTTGGGGACGACTTCAAAGAACAGGTTCGTGCGGCCACAAATATTGCGGACCTGGTCTCAGAAACTGTCAACCTGATCCCGAACGGCCGCGACTTCAAAGGGCTGTGCCCGTTCCACGACGACAAAAACCCATCGTTTAATGTGTATCCCGATCGGCAGTCTTATCGCTGCTGGGTTTGCGACAAAGGAGGCGACTGTTTTACGTGGGTGCAGGAAATACAGATGGTGACCTTTCCGGAAGCTTTGGAGCTTCTGGCAGAACGAGCCAACATTGAGGTTCCGAAGAATAAAGGAACTCAGTTTTCGGCAGCCCCCAAAGAGGGCAAGGTTACTCAATACGAAATCGTCGAATGGGCCATCAACCTGATGCAGCAGGCTCTGCATTCCGGATCAGCCGGCGAGTTAGCTCGCACATACTTCAAAGGACGGAACTTAAGTCAGGATACGATTCGAAAATTTCGATTGGGCTTCCATCCAGAGGATTGGAGCTGGCTACTGGACAAGGCGAAAGGACGGTATTCGGAAAAGCAACTGGTGAGTGTCGGACTGGCCGGAGAACGCGACAACGGGCGAGGTTTTTACGACAACCTTGTCGGTCGCATCGTGTTTCCAATAATTGACGAAAGAGGTCGGCCGGTTGCGTTTGGAGGACGAGTGTTGCCGGGTGGCAACATCGAAAGCCCGGCGAAGTATTGGAATAGTCCGGAGAGTAGTATTTTTCTGAAGCGTCGCACTCTTTACGCATTCGATCAGGCTCGGGAAAAAATTCGTACAGACAAGGCGGCCGTAATTGTTGAAGGATATATGGACTGCATCGCCTGTCATCAGGCGGGCGTCACCAACGCGGTTGCCACCTTGGGAACCGCACTCACAGAAGATCATGTCAAATTTTTGAAACGTTTCGATTGCCGAGTTGTTTTGGTTTACGACGGAGACAACGCAGGTATCGCGGCGGCAGAACGCAGTATCGAACGGTTTCTGGCTCAGGATCTGGACCTTCGGGTCTTGACACTCAGCGACGGACAGGACCCGGCGGACTATTTGGATAAACACGGGACAGAGGAATTTCAGGCACTGATCGACGGTGCCCCGGAGGCATGGGAATACAAGTTGCAAACGTTGACCGGTCGACACGACATCGGCTCAGTCAGTGGTCAGCAACAGGTGTTAAATGAGATGCTCGACTTTCTGGCGGCAGCTCCCGGGCTGGCTGGCGGCATTCGAGAAGACCTGGTGATTCGACACGTCAGTCAGCGAGTTCAGATTGACGAATTAACTCTGCGGCGAGAACTTCAGGAGGTTCGGGGAAAAAAAGTATCACGAAACGTTGTGAGGCAGGAAGAACCGGTTAGGACGGAGCCCGTCATCACAATACGGATGAAAAGCGGCGACCTCGCAGAACGAGAATTGCTGGAAATTATTCTGACATCCCCCAAATACACGGACTACATTCGGCATCAGATCGGCCCGGGTGATTTTCATAACGATCAGCTTCGACGACTGTTGGAACTGTGTTTCGATCTTATCGCGGAAGAAGGAATCCTTCCCGATCCTCAAAGTGTCATGGCAGCAGCCGATTCCGATTCAGCCATCCTGAATCTGATGAACGCCCTGCTTGATTCGGCGAGCGAGAAAGGAATCTCAAACCTGATGAACGAGCAGCCACTTGATCATCAGGAGAGTGACGGAGCCGTAGTTCCGGCACATCTGCAGCGGGTCCTTGCCCCGTTGCTTTCTCGGCGTGATAAAATCCAGAACATGTTGTCGAAACAGCAAATGGCTCAGGCGCCCGCGTCATCGAGCGAACTCAACAGCGACACAGTGGATGCACTCCGGCGTATCTTTAGTTTTCGAAAAGGCCAAATGGGCGACAATCCGCCCCGGCTGAAATAA